The following nucleotide sequence is from Nothobranchius furzeri strain GRZ-AD chromosome 6, NfurGRZ-RIMD1, whole genome shotgun sequence.
TACACGCGCCGCGTGGAACAATCCCTCAGCAGAAAAGGGCAGTTCAATATGAAATTAGATTTTGTATTGCTCCACTTTTCGTCTGACTCCACTGTGATCAATAAACAGGTACTAACTAAATAGAATTTTAGAGAGAACAAGGAGAGGCTTATGATAAGATCTGCTAAGAAATCCATGGTGCTGTAAAGTGCAGAGAGGAATAAGGGTCGGTAAATAGAGCCGAAGTGAAAGTACGGATGAGGACATTTTAGCTACCACCGACCTTTAACCTTTGCTGTAGCTCACACCAGACGTGCACAGATCTGGCCGAGGGGAAACCGAGAAACACCCGACCGAGTTTGACGAGTTGGATCATAAACAACAAAGGCAGACGAACCCACGGACTCTGGGGCTGACTGAAACACTTCTCATTATATCACTTTAGCTGTCGTGACATTCCTTTTCATTTGAGTGAACTTATTGATCAGTGCCACTGAAGCTCTACGCCACACGCTGTCTCACTGCGCGTCGCTGTCCTTTCAGCACCACTTGGCCTTGAAGCAGCAGAAGTAAAGGGGAAAGGGCAAGGAGGGAGAGCtctccacccccccccaccccccacccccccaacacacacacacacacaaccctccAGCTGTAACATACAATCAATGCATCTGATGCCCGCTCTAGAGGActcgggcacacacacacattaaggaAATGAAAACTCAACGATCCACACCAACAACTCCACATTATCCTATTCAGAGGTGCAAACTCAGTGTTGAAAcagatcaagtgtgtgtgtgtgtgtgtgtgtgtgtgtgtgtgtgtgtgtgtgtgtgtgtgtgtgtgtacatgtgtgtgtgtgtgtgtataaaaatgGAAGAGTAATTATGTGATGTGCTGAAACTCACCGGCCAAATGACCCCGGTTTGTGGCGTCGTGGTCGCTGTCGCCCTGCTCGCTGTCGCCATGGCCGCTGTCTTTGGAGCTGACAATGTCGGCCTCTTGAAATGCCGAACTAAAGAATGGTGGATGGGGGGGTGGGGAGTGGGGTAAAGGAACAGAGAGGAGGAATCAGAAGTCAACACCACGTTAGCACATTTATGGTGGCCATCATCAGTCTAAACTGGATGTTACTCGTGTAAAATAAAGAAACCCAGAACTAAAGATTATTATGGGACTGACGCCAAATTAGAGCTGAAAGTTATGGATACTCTGGGAACCATCTTGGCTCTTAAAGTCACACTTATGAATTTTAAGAGACACTGATGGTTGGagtgttcagtgtgtgtgtgtgtgtgtgtgtgtgcgtccctACCTGTTGACACGTCTCGGTCTATCCACCAAATAGCTGAGTTCTGCTCGCTGGTGTTTTGTCTGGAAAGCCCACAGAAACACACTTGATCACATTAAAATGCCAGGATGAtgtaaatgtatgtgtgtgtgtgtgtggggggggggggggggggcagataagAGAAACATCATTAATCAGATGAGCAAACGCTGCTGTGAACCTGGAACTGAGTCAGGAGAAGCCGTTGGAATTattcagtgagtgagtgagtgagtgagtgagtgagtgagtgagtgagtgagtgagtgagtgagtgagtgagtgagtgagtgagtgagtgagtgagtgagtgagtgagtgaactgAATGCGTAACTGATTGAGAGGCCCGATGCTGAAACTGAACAACCTTTGTTCGCGGtgctgccgcgcggagccgtgtgcGGAATACTCAACGCGCAGAGGAGCGGGGCTGTGACTGACCGTCTGGCTCCCACCCAGGCTCGCGCGCCGCAGTCATCAGGAAAAGCCCCAAACTCCACAGCTTAACGAGGAGGACGCACCGACTTCGGCACATTAGGACCTTTAATTCACTTTATGCTGGTGATGTTTGTCATCCCAGCTCTTAAATCTatgtattacacacacacacacacacacacacacacacacacacacacacacacacacacacacacacacacacacacacacacacaaacacactgagtGTGTTGATCAGTTCCTACCCAAAAGCAGCACCCCTCCCCTCATTTGGATCAgactggaacaaaatcaggaaaTTGGAGGATTCTACTTTTTACGCACCAGCTGATGACGTCCTAAATGCCACGCGAGATTTAATAACCGACAAGTCCAATCACAATTACGCATAACGAAGATGAAAGGCCACTGCGCAGATTCCTGCTGAGACTTTTACCACGTGACCTGAATGCTTAACAGATGCTGCTGGACTCCAGGGGAAGTCACCTGTAGAAGCCTTGTTTGGCTGACTTTTAACGCACGTGACGCACTGGGACGCGTTCTTCTTACCTCACTGGACAGAATGCTGCCGTTGGATATGATGTCCGGTTGTTGGTCGCTGTAACCGGTGACGATGGCTCCGCAGGGGTTGGTGTGATCAGCGTCAGTGCTGCGGGTGGGGCTACACGGCTTCAGGAACATCAGGTCCGTTTTGGCGGACTCTGGGGTCAGACACACCTGGTAACAGTAGGAGTTCTGGTTCTGGTGATGGTGGGAGCCGAACCCGCCTCCCACACTGCCCACCCCAGACTCCTCCACCGGCACCTGCCCCACGGGCCCGACTCCTGATGTCACATTCGTGCTCTGAACCAACATGATGTCGGATTTGCTGAGTTTCTTCTGTTTCCTGCCACGAGTCTGCCTGCTGCAGCACGAGCCGCAGCACAGGCAGCAGTCACCGGCCAGCAGGCACGTGTACAGGTTCAGCTTCTTGTCCTTCTGGCAGCGCACTGCCAGCACGATCATCGccaggaggaaaataaaggaaacgGAGCCCAGAGCGATGATGAGAATGAGAGTGAGGTCAAGGGAGGTCTCCTTAGCCCTGGAGGCCGAGCCGCGGTCCCCGCTGCGGCCCTCGACCACACTGTCCACTAAAATTACGCTCACACTGGCGGAGGAGGAGAGTGGGGGCTGCCCGTGGTCCCTCACCTCGATCAGGAGGTCGTAGAAGCCCTGAGGGTCCCGCTTTGGAGAGATCCTACGTGCAGCCCTGAGCTCTCCAGTCCTCCAGTCCATGCGGAACATCCCCATCTCGTTGCCCCGCAGGATGCTGTACGAGAGGCGTGCGTTCTCGCCATCGTCTGCGTCCATGGCCACAATGCGCGTCACCAGGTATCCAGGTTCTGCAGAGCGCGGGAGGTGCTCTTTGGCTGTGCCATTCTTACCGATGGGGGCTAAGACGGTGGGAGCGTTGTCGTTCTGGTCCACTATGATCACGTTAACGGTGGCGTTAGAGAAAAGCTCTGCGGCACCAGAATCTTTAGCCTGGACCGTGAAGCTGAACTCTTTCAGCTGTTCGTAATCAAAGGAGCGCAGCGCGTAAAGGTAGCCCGTGTCCTGGTTTATGGAGACGTAGGTGTCCACAGACATGCCCTGGATGTCACACTCCAATATGGAGTAGGTAATTAGAGCGTTCTGACCTATGTCTGGATCCAGCGCGCTCACGGCGTGAATGAAAGCCCCAGGCACGTTGTTCTCGGTCACATACACATCATACACAGCCTGCGTAAAGCGGGGCGCGTTGTCGTTCTCGTCGGAGACGTGCACTTTGATGGATTTGCTGGTGGCAAGTGAAGGCTGACCTTTGTCTTTGGCCACCACCGTGATGGTGTAGGAGTCCGTGCTCTCCCGGTCCAGCGGCCCGTCCGTCACGATGGTGTAGTAGTTCTTAAAGGAGGACTTGAGCTTGAAGGGAACGTCGCCCAGGATCTCACAGCTCATCTGCCCGTTCTCAGCAGAGTCTCGGTCAGAGACGCTGAAAAGTGCGATCACGGTGCCCGGGGCGTCCTGCTCGCTCACAGATTCCGTCACAGTGCTGAAACCGATCTCCGGTGTGTTGTCGTTCACGTCCACGAGTTTGACCAACACTTTGCAGTGCGCGGGCACGGCGTTAGCCCCCAGATCCTTGGCCTGGACGTAGATCTGGTGCGTACTGCTCTCCTCATAATCCACCTCCCCCGCCACCTCTATCCTGCCTGTCCTGGCGTCGATGCTGAACAAATCTTTAACCCGCGGGCTGTTGTGGCTGCTGAAGGAATAAACTATTTCCCCGTTTTGTCCTTCGTCAACGTCCGACGCGTTCAGCTGGATGACCAGAGTCCCCACCGGCGAGTTTTCCCGCAGGTTGACCGTGTACACCGACTGGTCAAACGTGGGCGCGTTGTCGTTAGAGTCCAGAACTTTGACGACCAGGAGAGCGGTCCCGGTCCGCTGCGGGATGCCCCCGTCCACAGCCGTCAGCACATAACGGTGCACCGCCTGCTGCTCCCTGTCCAGAGACTTCTCCAGAACAAGCTCTGCGAACTTGTTCCCGTCGCTCTGCGTCTGCACGTCCAGGAAAAAGTAGTTGTTGTTGGTGATGGCGTAGGTGCTGAGCGCGTTGGTGCCAACGTCCGGGTCGAAGGCGTTCTCCACCGGGAAGCGCGTTCCAGGAGTGGCGCTCTCGGATATTTCCACGGAAATGTCCGTCTCCGGGAAGCTGGGTGGATTGTCGTTGATGTCCATCACCTCGATCTCCACGCGAAAGAGCTCCAGCGGGTTTTCCAGGAACACCTCGAGGTGCAGCAGGCACAGGATGGTCTGCTTACAGATTTCTTCTCGGTCGATTTTCTCCTTCACGACCAGCGCTCCGTTCTCCAAGTTCACCTCCAGATAAGGTGTCCGTGAGCTAGGCACCGTTTGGAAGCGCCGCGCGGAAAGTTTGGTGATGTCCAGCCCCAAACCCTCTGCAATATTCCCAACCACCGAGCCAGGCTCCTGCTCCTCTGGCACGGCGAAGTGGAGCTGACAGAGAGCTCCATTCAGAACTGAGAGCAGAAATATTAACCAAATCATCGCCTCTGCCTCTGTCCAAGTGCACTTTAagacaagcaaacaaacaaaaacaaaaagtgttATTCCTTTTTCTTACAGGAGGC
It contains:
- the pcdh10a gene encoding protocadherin-10a isoform X1, which codes for MIWLIFLLSVLNGALCQLHFAVPEEQEPGSVVGNIAEGLGLDITKLSARRFQTVPSSRTPYLEVNLENGALVVKEKIDREEICKQTILCLLHLEVFLENPLELFRVEIEVMDINDNPPSFPETDISVEISESATPGTRFPVENAFDPDVGTNALSTYAITNNNYFFLDVQTQSDGNKFAELVLEKSLDREQQAVHRYVLTAVDGGIPQRTGTALLVVKVLDSNDNAPTFDQSVYTVNLRENSPVGTLVIQLNASDVDEGQNGEIVYSFSSHNSPRVKDLFSIDARTGRIEVAGEVDYEESSTHQIYVQAKDLGANAVPAHCKVLVKLVDVNDNTPEIGFSTVTESVSEQDAPGTVIALFSVSDRDSAENGQMSCEILGDVPFKLKSSFKNYYTIVTDGPLDRESTDSYTITVVAKDKGQPSLATSKSIKVHVSDENDNAPRFTQAVYDVYVTENNVPGAFIHAVSALDPDIGQNALITYSILECDIQGMSVDTYVSINQDTGYLYALRSFDYEQLKEFSFTVQAKDSGAAELFSNATVNVIIVDQNDNAPTVLAPIGKNGTAKEHLPRSAEPGYLVTRIVAMDADDGENARLSYSILRGNEMGMFRMDWRTGELRAARRISPKRDPQGFYDLLIEVRDHGQPPLSSSASVSVILVDSVVEGRSGDRGSASRAKETSLDLTLILIIALGSVSFIFLLAMIVLAVRCQKDKKLNLYTCLLAGDCCLCCGSCCSRQTRGRKQKKLSKSDIMLVQSTNVTSGVGPVGQVPVEESGVGSVGGGFGSHHHQNQNSYCYQVCLTPESAKTDLMFLKPCSPTRSTDADHTNPCGAIVTGYSDQQPDIISNGSILSSETKHQRAELSYLVDRPRRVNSSAFQEADIVSSKDSGHGDSEQGDSDHDATNRGHLAGADLFSNCTEECKALGHSDRCWMPSFVPSDGRQGPDYRSNLHVPGMDATLPDTEVPSSVNLSDQLTMSSSTASSNDRSFSTFGKDGQRSQSHHSLQNHLHQQQQQFSSSTLERKEYDRGTLPYKPTFLSRKRIC
- the pcdh10a gene encoding protocadherin-10a isoform X2, yielding MIWLIFLLSVLNGALCQLHFAVPEEQEPGSVVGNIAEGLGLDITKLSARRFQTVPSSRTPYLEVNLENGALVVKEKIDREEICKQTILCLLHLEVFLENPLELFRVEIEVMDINDNPPSFPETDISVEISESATPGTRFPVENAFDPDVGTNALSTYAITNNNYFFLDVQTQSDGNKFAELVLEKSLDREQQAVHRYVLTAVDGGIPQRTGTALLVVKVLDSNDNAPTFDQSVYTVNLRENSPVGTLVIQLNASDVDEGQNGEIVYSFSSHNSPRVKDLFSIDARTGRIEVAGEVDYEESSTHQIYVQAKDLGANAVPAHCKVLVKLVDVNDNTPEIGFSTVTESVSEQDAPGTVIALFSVSDRDSAENGQMSCEILGDVPFKLKSSFKNYYTIVTDGPLDRESTDSYTITVVAKDKGQPSLATSKSIKVHVSDENDNAPRFTQAVYDVYVTENNVPGAFIHAVSALDPDIGQNALITYSILECDIQGMSVDTYVSINQDTGYLYALRSFDYEQLKEFSFTVQAKDSGAAELFSNATVNVIIVDQNDNAPTVLAPIGKNGTAKEHLPRSAEPGYLVTRIVAMDADDGENARLSYSILRGNEMGMFRMDWRTGELRAARRISPKRDPQGFYDLLIEVRDHGQPPLSSSASVSVILVDSVVEGRSGDRGSASRAKETSLDLTLILIIALGSVSFIFLLAMIVLAVRCQKDKKLNLYTCLLAGDCCLCCGSCCSRQTRGRKQKKLSKSDIMLVQSTNVTSGVGPVGQVPVEESGVGSVGGGFGSHHHQNQNSYCYQVCLTPESAKTDLMFLKPCSPTRSTDADHTNPCGAIVTGYSDQQPDIISNGSILSSETKHQRAELSYLVDRPRRVNSSAFQEADIVSSKDSGHGDSEQGDSDHDATNRGHLAGADLFSNCTEECKALGHSDRCWMPSFVPSDGRQGPDYRSNLHVPGMDATLPDTEPAKGFASSFHVDLSETA